In the genome of Notamacropus eugenii isolate mMacEug1 chromosome 7, mMacEug1.pri_v2, whole genome shotgun sequence, the window AGTTCACAGTCAGTGATGGGAACAGCTGTTGTACTATTATGGCAGTTGGTGTGTGCTACATTCTTACAGGCGATGCTGGGCTGGAAACAAACCATGATGACATTGTTGAGCGGGTAGTTCAGGAAGCTGTTGAAGGGTTTACACACGGGAAGATGAGCATTGATTCGTCTCATCTCATTGTTGCAATATACATTGTCACTGGAGGCTCTGGTCTTGGGATACTGCACATGCTGCTCGTTGAACCACTGTGCTCGAGTGAAGCCAGGAGGAATCGCTTCAGTGACCAGGAACATAGTCACCCAAAGCCCCAGCAGCAACAGCTGGAAAGTTCCCATCACAGTGTGCTATCTCTCCTGgtaaagagaagaaagcaaatgaggaagagggaagaaaatatccACTTGCCCTATCAGCCCATTGACTATGTGACTGCCAAAACATTATATTACTATCCCCTGTCACCTCTGTGTCTCCATTTGGTCAGTTGACCATCAGTTTGTTCACTTTGTATGCAAAGTATCATATGAGGTAGTGTAGAGCGAATTAATGGGAAAAGGAAGACAAGATTATAAAGACATTACTACAAAGCAGAAAGAGGGCATCACTTAAAATGAGACTACAGACTTCATTTTACTCCAGGATGTCTTTGCTTTTCTCTACTAATTTTGATGGCATATGTTCCCGAGGTGCTTTTCTGACTACTGATGTCAAGAAGCCTTGTTTGACATTGGTTGGATTCTACCACCACCTCAGATTCTCCTGGTAGCAAGACAGAATAAAACTGTTCTAGGTAGATTATGTTCAATTCTGGGTTGCCTAGCTTAGGGAGTAAATAACAAAATGGAGAATATCCAGAGCAGGGTGATGAGTTCATGTCACATTGTATGAAGGAACGAGAGATGTATAACCTGGAGGAGAGACAGGTCATCGGGTCAAACATATAaaattgaaagggatctcagaaagggccatctagtccagccccttgGTCAGGGGAGACATGACAGCCGTGCTCAACTATTTTAAGGTTTATGAGGTGGAAGAGGAATTAAACTTTATTTGGAtacaaagagtaaaataaatagaaatggataGAAGCTGAAAATAAGTAGATTTAGCCTCAATGTCAACAACAATTACCgttatttaaaagtcaaatgggcTGCCTCAGAAAATAGTGCTTTAGTTCTAACTGGAAGTTAAGCAGGCACTGGATGATCATTTGTTATGTATTAAATTAGGGCCTTCTTTGGTGGTATGAATTGAACTAGTTAATCCAGaagcctcttccaactctaaaattcatgGATTATCTGATATCTTCAAACGTAGAAATGGACAGGAAAACTTATTGTCTACTGACTGTGTCATAAAAATGAGATGCCTCCAGGACTTTCCCCCATGAACTCTCATTCTCTCTGAACTTTTGTACTTGATGTTTTGAATCCAATCACATTTCTCTCAATATTCCCATCATATTTCTTGGACTTGTGTTCCAAGATGCCAAGATATCTTTGGACAACGATTCTTTTAACCAGTATTGTTAATGATCCCTCCCAGGGTTTGTAATCCACTATTTCAAATTTAGTAAACACATCACTGCTTTTCATCCTCTCCTCCACCTGCTGCTTTTCCTGGCCTCCTTCAACATTTGTTTCAAACTCTACCTTCTGAAGGAGGCCTTCCCCAGTCCTCTTCTTCTCACACCCAATATGTCACTGCTAATATTCTCCCTCTGACATTGACTTCCATTTATGCTGGACATATTCTGAATGAACATACTTACTTTTTATGTTATCTCTCTCATTGGAGCATGAGTTCTGTAAAGATAGGAATCCTGTTTCCTggactttttttctattctcagtGCTTTGCACAATACCTGCCATGCAGTaagaacttaacaaatgcttcttgactgactgatgCAGTCCATTTTTTTGCATGCTAGACCTGAATAaaacctcttaatttttttaaaggtctgGGCTAGTAACTTGggggaaattataaaataaaacaaacctaaAAATCACATGATTGATGCCTTATAAAAGATGAAGATTGTGTCCTAAATTATCTTGAATCCAGCACTAGATTAGCATGGATTCCTGGGGTAGATATCACCCATTCTTAAATAGGAGGTAATGAGGCCTGACATTTCTAAACCAATGATGATGCTTCTGGAGAGAGCCAGAGCATGATTGCCCTACAAGCAGAACACTTAATACTtaccttttttggtttttttttttaaagatggaataccttcatatttttctcaaatGTTAAGGTATAATCTGTCTTACCTACTTTACTGCACAATGTCTGTCTGATAATTCTTTTCTCCAAGAGGTGTTCACTTTAAGACTGGGTTCCGATTACATGGTACcacaaaattatatttgtaacagacaaaaaatcaaaaccatggctttcctggcttcaaattccagctaaaattTCACTTCCTATAGATACACATATCGAAACATAATCTAACAATGGTAAGGAAATCATCGTGCAGTCGTCTCTTCACAGGAAGTTTAATTGTCTATGGGCTGAGGGAGAGGAGAACATGTATCTTACAAGGATTTTAA includes:
- the LOC140515053 gene encoding ribonuclease 7-like, whose amino-acid sequence is MGTFQLLLLGLWVTMFLVTEAIPPGFTRAQWFNEQHVQYPKTRASSDNVYCNNEMRRINAHLPVCKPFNSFLNYPLNNVIMVCFQPSIACKNVAHTNCHNSTTAVPITDCELVSRVPSCSYRGGSKQSHFVVACLPPSPADHSTSPLLPVHLDST